In one window of Bemisia tabaci chromosome 4, PGI_BMITA_v3 DNA:
- the LOC109043786 gene encoding uncharacterized protein, with protein sequence MNRYKLSIVLLLLSTVAIALANEANEEALKDADSDSTHTGAEPQKRSLKKFKKLKKLALLKKKGPWFLPQFEVEEVKETSPLPVFKIHKYAGIEVKPIPTTPPPPPPPPAVYGPPSPPPTVYGPPETAAAAVATSEGKGNPDLAILDSLGPLVSGEGGVDLSALLSIAGSGEIPLEAIETLSQIAKTNPKLVASIVNGLKNPKVKKAGIIAALLKLKAKKKLLKKKKLKLLAKGVAAKAAITKKKLLAPFALVAAEGAKVASAVSSIPSNIAGYIWPEEETGPYEAELPSPQEVSPLFSLEALSPLPGLPLLKFPGKYKLKKHHPYVSVKLPTTHQPAPPPPPPTPAPVYGPPPPVEPVPVYGLPPPPPPPPPPPPPAPPVDVYGPPQAPAATYGVPSALAPGTHLEPPPLPLDTPRQVPTAAAVDSYQVPIAVYAQGQRLITPAGTTLTAPAYYNVDSFLAASENDEVEAEGDEGHEDVEEVEHVVARGNHSEHAEHGKQTAHALPSHHVHHVQAEREHAHHAEQTQRAEHGHEAAVHAEHEHVQNARPVTNQMRRSPPPAEQKHEQQPEQFVRGEVFVVPLNHATEDTHQQEHASEESNSGSH encoded by the exons ATGAATCGGTATAAACTATCGATCGTGCTCCTGCTCTTGAGCACGGTTGCCATTGCACTGGCCAATGAGGCCAACGAAGAGGCCTTGAAGGATGCTGATTCAGACTCCACCCACACGGGTGCCGAGCCTCAGAAGCGCTCCCTTAAGAAGTTCAAAAAGCTCAAAAAGCTGGCACTCCTTAAAAAAAAGGGTCCTTGGTTTCTTCCCCAATTTGAGGTTGAAGAGGTCAAAGAAACTTCGCCTCTCCCAGTGTTCAAAATACACAAATACGCCGGGATCGAAGTCAAGCCTATCCCCACCACCCCGCCTCCACCACCCCCACCGCCCGCAGTCTACGGACCACCATCCCCACCGCCAACCGTCTACGGACCACCCGAAACCGCCGCAGCAGCCGTAGCTACCTCCGAGGGCAAGGGAAACCCCGACCTGGCAATCCTCGACTCCCTGGGCCCCCTCGTCTCCGGCGAAGGCGGCGTGGATCTATCCGCTCTTTTGAGCATCGCTGGCAGCGGTGAAATCCCGTTGGAAGCCATCGAAACCCTCTCCCAGATCGCCAAGACCAACCCCAAACTCGTTGCCAGCATCGTAAACGGACTGAAGAACCCCAAGGTCAAGAAAGCCGGCATCATCGCTGCTTTGTTGAAGCTCAAGGCCAAGAAGAAGCtcctgaagaagaagaagctgAAACTGTTGGCCAAGGGAGTCGCCGCCAAGGCCGCCATCACCAAGAAGAAGCTCCTCGCCCCCTTCGCTCTGGTGGCCGCCGAGGGCGCCAAGGTCGCATCCGCGGTCTCCTCCATCCCCTCCAACATCGCCGGCTACATCTGGCCCGAAGAAGAGACCGGACCCTACGAGGCCGAGCTCCCCTCCCCGCAAGAAGTTTCACCTCTCTTCTCCCTTGAAGCCCTGTCACCCCTCCCCGGTCTCCCACTCCTAAAATTCCCCGGCAAATACAAGCTCAAGAAGCACCACCCTTACGTCAGCGTTAAGCTCCCAACCACCCATCAACCCGCACCTCCCCCACCACCACCCACACCTGCACCCGTCTACGGACCTCCACCGCCAGTAGAGCCCGTCCCCGTCTACGGTCTCcctccaccaccaccaccaccaccacctccACCGCCACCAGCACCCCCTGTAGATGTTTACGGCCCGCCCCAAGCCCCAGCAGCCACCTACGGCGTGCCCTCTGCTCTTGCCCCCGGTACCCACCTCGAGCCCCCTCCACTACCCTTGGATACCCCAAGACAAGTACCAACCGCCGCTGCAGTTGACTCCTACCAAGTTCCAATCGCTGTCTACGCCCAAGGCCAGCGCCTCATCACCCCGGCCGGCACGACGCTGACCGCACCCGCCTACTACAACGTCGACTCGTTCTTGGCAGCCTCGGAGAACGACGAGGTGGAGGCAGAAGGTGACGAAGGCCACGAGGATGTTGAAGAGGTCGAGCACGTGGTGGCACGAGGAAACCACAGCGAGCACGCCGAACACGGCAAGCAGACGGCTCATGCTTTGCCATCCCACCATGTCCACCATGTCCAGGCTGAGCGTGAACACGCTCACCACGCTGAACAGACACAGCGTGCTGAACACGGGCATGAAGCTGCTGTACACGCCGAGCACGAACACGTGCAAAATGCCAGACCGGTGACGAATCAGATGAGGAGGTCGCCACCTCCGGCCGAGCAGAAGCACGAACAGCAGCCGGAGCAGTTTGTGCGAGGAGAAGTTTTCGTCG TTCCTCTTAACCATGCTACCGAGGACACACATCAACAAGAGCATGCCAGTGAAGAATCAAATTCTGGATCTCATTAA